One region of Carassius gibelio isolate Cgi1373 ecotype wild population from Czech Republic chromosome A1, carGib1.2-hapl.c, whole genome shotgun sequence genomic DNA includes:
- the LOC128015018 gene encoding transmembrane protein 39A isoform X1 produces MPGGRRGPSRQQLSRSALPSLQTLVGGGLSNGTGLRCRNSGAVGLSAPPLTALITPEPVRHSCIPDLPLDSNMLFESLLFLYLLVALFVQYINIYRTVWWSSYNHPTASTSMNFHLMDYHLAVFITVMLARRLVWTIISEASLVCPSSLVWYVALIATRLILLTLCGWVLCWTVINLFDNYSVLNLLFLGYPFGVYVPLCCFHQEGRAQSTPTECSFSEQDGYDRPLLRPRDFLTLLRESLREQFSSPTHIPTHTCPPSPELIRSEVEELKTDFNRRIKEVLFNSLFSAYYVAFLPLCFVRSTQYYDMRWSCEHLIMVWINAFVMLMSQLLPPSYCDLLHRSAAHLGRWQKLEHGSYSNTPQHIWSESTIWPQGVLVRHSRCLYKAVGPYNVALPSDVSHARFYFLFHKPLRILNLLIGIESSVILYQLYSLLRSERWNHTLSLGLILFCNYYVLFKLLRDRIVLGKAYSFPLGSSGLGIKS; encoded by the exons ATGCCCGGGGGCCGCAGGGGTCCAAGTAGACAGCAGCTGAGCCGCTCTGCACTGCCGTCACTGCAGACACTGGTGGGAGGTGGCCTCAGCAATGGAACGGGGCTCAGGTGCAG GAACAGCGGTGCAGTGGGTCTGTCGGCTCCACCCCTCACAGCTCTCATCACTCCTGAACCTGTCCGTCATTCCTGCATTCCCGACCTTCCTCTGGACAGTAACATGCTGTTTGAGTCACTGCTCTTCCTCTACCTGCTGGTGGCTCTCTTCGTTCAGTACATAAACATTTATAGGACAGTTTGGTGGTCTTCATACAACCACCCAACAGCCTCTACTTCAATG AACTTCCATCTGATGGACTATCACCTGGCTGTCTTCATAACCGTGATGTTGGCCAGAAGACTCGTGTGGACCATCATCTCAGAG GCCTCTCTGGTGTGTCCATCGTCTCTTGTCTGGTATGTGGCTCTGATTGCAACCCGCTTGATCCTGCTGACATTGTGTGGATGGGTTCTGTGCTGGACTGTCATCAACCTCTTCGACAATTACTCCGTACTCAACCTGCTCTTCCTGGGATATCC ATTCGGTGTTTATGTGCCACTCTGCTGCTTCCATCAGGAGGGTCGAGCTCAATCCACTCCAACCGAATGCAGCTTCTCTGAGCAGGATGGATATGACAGGCCTCTGCTGCGGCCCAGAGACTTCCTCACACTGCTGCGTGAAAGTCTGCGTGAGCAGTTCTCCAGCCCCACACACATCCCCACACACACCTGCCCGCCTTCACCTGAGCTCATCCGCAGTGAAGTGGAGGAGCTCAAGACCGACTTTAACCGCCGCATCAAGGAAGTTCTCTTCAATTCACTCTTCAGTGCTTATTATGTGGCCTTCCTACCCCTGTGCTTCGTCAGG AGCACGCAGTACTACGACATGCGCTGGTCATGTGAGCACCTGATCATGGTGTGGATCAATGCGTTTGTGATGTTGATGAGTCAGCTTCTGCCACCCAGTTACTGTGACCTGCTGCATCGCTCCGCTGCACATTTGGGCCGCTGGCAGAAGCTAGAACATGGATCCTACAGCAATACGCCACAGCACAT CTGGTCTGAGAGCACCATCTGGCCTCAGGGAGTCCTGGTGCGTCACAGCCGCTGTCTTTATAAGGCTGTTGGGCCGTATAATGTGGCCTTGCCCTCCGACGTCTCGCATGCCAGGTTTTAT TTTCTGTTCCATAAGCCACTGCGGATCTTGAACCTTCTCATCGGAATTGAGTCAAGCGTGATACTGTATCAGCTTTACTCCCTGCTGCGCTCTGAGCGCTGGAACCACACCCTGTCTCTGGGCCTTATTCTCTTCTGCAACTATTACGTGCTGTTCAAGCTGCTACGGGACCGTATAGTGCTGGGTAAGGCGTATTCATTCCCACTCGGCAGCAGCGGTCTGGGCATTAAGTCATAG
- the LOC128015018 gene encoding transmembrane protein 39A isoform X2 produces the protein MPGGRRGPSRQQLSRSALPSLQTLVGGGLSNGTGLRNSGAVGLSAPPLTALITPEPVRHSCIPDLPLDSNMLFESLLFLYLLVALFVQYINIYRTVWWSSYNHPTASTSMNFHLMDYHLAVFITVMLARRLVWTIISEASLVCPSSLVWYVALIATRLILLTLCGWVLCWTVINLFDNYSVLNLLFLGYPFGVYVPLCCFHQEGRAQSTPTECSFSEQDGYDRPLLRPRDFLTLLRESLREQFSSPTHIPTHTCPPSPELIRSEVEELKTDFNRRIKEVLFNSLFSAYYVAFLPLCFVRSTQYYDMRWSCEHLIMVWINAFVMLMSQLLPPSYCDLLHRSAAHLGRWQKLEHGSYSNTPQHIWSESTIWPQGVLVRHSRCLYKAVGPYNVALPSDVSHARFYFLFHKPLRILNLLIGIESSVILYQLYSLLRSERWNHTLSLGLILFCNYYVLFKLLRDRIVLGKAYSFPLGSSGLGIKS, from the exons ATGCCCGGGGGCCGCAGGGGTCCAAGTAGACAGCAGCTGAGCCGCTCTGCACTGCCGTCACTGCAGACACTGGTGGGAGGTGGCCTCAGCAATGGAACGGGGCTCAG GAACAGCGGTGCAGTGGGTCTGTCGGCTCCACCCCTCACAGCTCTCATCACTCCTGAACCTGTCCGTCATTCCTGCATTCCCGACCTTCCTCTGGACAGTAACATGCTGTTTGAGTCACTGCTCTTCCTCTACCTGCTGGTGGCTCTCTTCGTTCAGTACATAAACATTTATAGGACAGTTTGGTGGTCTTCATACAACCACCCAACAGCCTCTACTTCAATG AACTTCCATCTGATGGACTATCACCTGGCTGTCTTCATAACCGTGATGTTGGCCAGAAGACTCGTGTGGACCATCATCTCAGAG GCCTCTCTGGTGTGTCCATCGTCTCTTGTCTGGTATGTGGCTCTGATTGCAACCCGCTTGATCCTGCTGACATTGTGTGGATGGGTTCTGTGCTGGACTGTCATCAACCTCTTCGACAATTACTCCGTACTCAACCTGCTCTTCCTGGGATATCC ATTCGGTGTTTATGTGCCACTCTGCTGCTTCCATCAGGAGGGTCGAGCTCAATCCACTCCAACCGAATGCAGCTTCTCTGAGCAGGATGGATATGACAGGCCTCTGCTGCGGCCCAGAGACTTCCTCACACTGCTGCGTGAAAGTCTGCGTGAGCAGTTCTCCAGCCCCACACACATCCCCACACACACCTGCCCGCCTTCACCTGAGCTCATCCGCAGTGAAGTGGAGGAGCTCAAGACCGACTTTAACCGCCGCATCAAGGAAGTTCTCTTCAATTCACTCTTCAGTGCTTATTATGTGGCCTTCCTACCCCTGTGCTTCGTCAGG AGCACGCAGTACTACGACATGCGCTGGTCATGTGAGCACCTGATCATGGTGTGGATCAATGCGTTTGTGATGTTGATGAGTCAGCTTCTGCCACCCAGTTACTGTGACCTGCTGCATCGCTCCGCTGCACATTTGGGCCGCTGGCAGAAGCTAGAACATGGATCCTACAGCAATACGCCACAGCACAT CTGGTCTGAGAGCACCATCTGGCCTCAGGGAGTCCTGGTGCGTCACAGCCGCTGTCTTTATAAGGCTGTTGGGCCGTATAATGTGGCCTTGCCCTCCGACGTCTCGCATGCCAGGTTTTAT TTTCTGTTCCATAAGCCACTGCGGATCTTGAACCTTCTCATCGGAATTGAGTCAAGCGTGATACTGTATCAGCTTTACTCCCTGCTGCGCTCTGAGCGCTGGAACCACACCCTGTCTCTGGGCCTTATTCTCTTCTGCAACTATTACGTGCTGTTCAAGCTGCTACGGGACCGTATAGTGCTGGGTAAGGCGTATTCATTCCCACTCGGCAGCAGCGGTCTGGGCATTAAGTCATAG
- the LOC128014982 gene encoding immunoglobulin-like domain-containing receptor 1 isoform X2 codes for MRGMIVFALLLILLTSGILSIQVTLSETEKRTTLFASITLRCDYSTSALPQNILVTWKYKSFCKDPVLDYYSTAYQSSLQLGRDPANDCVDSQRTVRTVAQKLGSNEAVLGVEYRDRKIFIQNKADLVINEVMWWDNGMYFCSVEAPGDTVGDSDQEMKLIVYHWLTVLLIILGVLALIILFCICCCQCCPQKCCCYVRCPCCPQTCCCPEKAVMQHRLMKEAQKAMTPWLNGQPIYAPMSNHSSAYQMNPMLYAGSASGKGAMTPVPLPPPQMVSMHSNMPPSSIHGNGSAHGTNQMLDYLESQMRGMDVTGPLLQPQPAIPLQHMPPPPQHMPHHVPFSAGPPSMLSGLDDGPNTRRVLPGSRGGRPQAYSSGSSTYGASHRNDRHIYRQAIPRSYSQEDVLDTRSQSGEHRPRSRSRDDLLADDRRGPSRRDHYSPLPRRGSWGSANDEDSRRGGARGGRGGSWSNHPSSYTEYEPGKKPIKRPERFSDKNSRSGTSIVI; via the exons ATGAGAGGGATGATCGTGTTTGCGCTGCTTCTGATTCTACTGACCTCAG GGATTCTGTCTATCCAGGTCACCCTCTCTGAAACAGAGAAACGTACAACTCTTTTTGCATCTATCACCTTGCGCTGTGATTACTCCACCTCAGCTCTGCCGCAGAATATTTTGGTCACTTGGAAATACAAATCCTTCTGCAAAGATCCTGTTCTGGACTATTACTCCACAG catatcaGTCTTCCCTTCAGCTTGGTCGAGACCCTGCCAATGACTGTGTGGACTCGCAACGCACCGTCCGAACAGTGGCTCAGAAGCTGGGATCTAATGAGGCAGTGCTGGGTGTTGAGTACAGAGATCGCAAAATCTTCATTCAGAACA AGGCTGATCTGGTCATCAACGAGGTAATGTGGTGGGATAACGGAATGTATTTCTGCTCTGTGGAAGCACCTGGAGATACAGTTGGAGATTCAGACCAAGAGATGAAACTTATAGTGTACC ACTGGTTGACTGTTCTCCTCATCATCCTCGGTGTGCTGGCACTCATCATCCTCTTCTGTATCTGTTGCTGTCAGTGCTGCCCACAGAAGTGCTGCTGTTATGTGCGCTGCCCATGCTGCCCTCAAACCTGCTGCTGCCCCGAGAAAG CGGTGATGCAGCACAGGCTGATGAAGGAGGCGCAGAAGGCCATGACGCCGTGGCTTAATGGACAGCCAATCTACGCGCCCATGAGCAACCACAGCTCCGCTTACCAGATGAATCCCATGCTGTACGCAG GCTCAGCATCAGGCAAAGGTGCGATGACACCTGTCCCACTGCCTCCTCCCCAGATGGTATCCATGCACAGTAACATGCCTCCTTCCAGCATTCATGGTAATGGCAGTGCTCATGGGACCAACCAAATGCTGGACTATCTGGAGAGTCAGATGCGTGGCATGGACGTCACCGGCCCACTGTTACAGCCACAGCCTGCCATCCCACTGCAGCACATGCCTCCTCCTCCCCAACACATGCCGCATCATGTGCCCTTCTCTGCTGGCCCTCCTAGCATGCTCTCCGGCCTGGACGATGGTCCCAACACACGAAGGGTACTGCCCGGCTCACGAGGAGGACGCCCACAAGCCTACTCCAGTGGCTCATCCACTTACGGCGCCTCCCACCGCAATGACCGCCACATCTATCGTCAGGCAATTCCACGCAGCTACAGTCAGGAAGATGTCCTGGACACACGGAGCCAGTCTGGAGAACACCGTCCTCGCTCACGTTCCAGGGATGATCTGCTTGCCGATGACCGCCGGGGCCCATCCAGACGAGACCATTATTCTCCTTTGCCCCGCCGCGGTTCATGGGGCTCAGCTAATGATGAGGACAGCAGACGCGGAGGTGCTCGAGGAGGTCGGGGAGGCAGCTGGTCCAATCATCCATCCAGTTACACCGAGTATGAGCCCGGAAAGAAGCCGATCAAGCGGCCTGAACGTTTCTCT GATAAAAATTCTCGAAGTGGGACCAGTATAGTCATCTGA
- the LOC128014982 gene encoding immunoglobulin-like domain-containing receptor 1 isoform X1: protein MRGMIVFALLLILLTSGILSIQVTLSETEKRTTLFASITLRCDYSTSALPQNILVTWKYKSFCKDPVLDYYSTAYQSSLQLGRDPANDCVDSQRTVRTVAQKLGSNEAVLGVEYRDRKIFIQNKADLVINEVMWWDNGMYFCSVEAPGDTVGDSDQEMKLIVYHWLTVLLIILGVLALIILFCICCCQCCPQKCCCYVRCPCCPQTCCCPEKAVMQHRLMKEAQKAMTPWLNGQPIYAPMSNHSSAYQMNPMLYAGSASGKGAMTPVPLPPPQMVSMHSNMPPSSIHGNGSAHGTNQMLDYLESQMRGMDVTGPLLQPQPAIPLQHMPPPPQHMPHHVPFSAGPPSMLSGLDDGPNTRRVLPGSRGGRPQAYSSGSSTYGASHRNDRHIYRQAIPRSYSQEDVLDTRSQSGEHRPRSRSRDDLLADDRRGPSRRDHYSPLPRRGSWGSANDEDSRRGGARGGRGGSWSNHPSSYTEYEPGKKPIKRPERFSSQDKVRCSSSSQNLWIISDPDGEHDHQG from the exons ATGAGAGGGATGATCGTGTTTGCGCTGCTTCTGATTCTACTGACCTCAG GGATTCTGTCTATCCAGGTCACCCTCTCTGAAACAGAGAAACGTACAACTCTTTTTGCATCTATCACCTTGCGCTGTGATTACTCCACCTCAGCTCTGCCGCAGAATATTTTGGTCACTTGGAAATACAAATCCTTCTGCAAAGATCCTGTTCTGGACTATTACTCCACAG catatcaGTCTTCCCTTCAGCTTGGTCGAGACCCTGCCAATGACTGTGTGGACTCGCAACGCACCGTCCGAACAGTGGCTCAGAAGCTGGGATCTAATGAGGCAGTGCTGGGTGTTGAGTACAGAGATCGCAAAATCTTCATTCAGAACA AGGCTGATCTGGTCATCAACGAGGTAATGTGGTGGGATAACGGAATGTATTTCTGCTCTGTGGAAGCACCTGGAGATACAGTTGGAGATTCAGACCAAGAGATGAAACTTATAGTGTACC ACTGGTTGACTGTTCTCCTCATCATCCTCGGTGTGCTGGCACTCATCATCCTCTTCTGTATCTGTTGCTGTCAGTGCTGCCCACAGAAGTGCTGCTGTTATGTGCGCTGCCCATGCTGCCCTCAAACCTGCTGCTGCCCCGAGAAAG CGGTGATGCAGCACAGGCTGATGAAGGAGGCGCAGAAGGCCATGACGCCGTGGCTTAATGGACAGCCAATCTACGCGCCCATGAGCAACCACAGCTCCGCTTACCAGATGAATCCCATGCTGTACGCAG GCTCAGCATCAGGCAAAGGTGCGATGACACCTGTCCCACTGCCTCCTCCCCAGATGGTATCCATGCACAGTAACATGCCTCCTTCCAGCATTCATGGTAATGGCAGTGCTCATGGGACCAACCAAATGCTGGACTATCTGGAGAGTCAGATGCGTGGCATGGACGTCACCGGCCCACTGTTACAGCCACAGCCTGCCATCCCACTGCAGCACATGCCTCCTCCTCCCCAACACATGCCGCATCATGTGCCCTTCTCTGCTGGCCCTCCTAGCATGCTCTCCGGCCTGGACGATGGTCCCAACACACGAAGGGTACTGCCCGGCTCACGAGGAGGACGCCCACAAGCCTACTCCAGTGGCTCATCCACTTACGGCGCCTCCCACCGCAATGACCGCCACATCTATCGTCAGGCAATTCCACGCAGCTACAGTCAGGAAGATGTCCTGGACACACGGAGCCAGTCTGGAGAACACCGTCCTCGCTCACGTTCCAGGGATGATCTGCTTGCCGATGACCGCCGGGGCCCATCCAGACGAGACCATTATTCTCCTTTGCCCCGCCGCGGTTCATGGGGCTCAGCTAATGATGAGGACAGCAGACGCGGAGGTGCTCGAGGAGGTCGGGGAGGCAGCTGGTCCAATCATCCATCCAGTTACACCGAGTATGAGCCCGGAAAGAAGCCGATCAAGCGGCCTGAACGTTTCTCT TCACAGGATAAGGTCAGATGTTCTTCTTCCAGTCAAAATCTTTGGATCATCTCAGATCCCGAtggagaacatgatcatcagg GATAA